Genomic DNA from Candidatus Omnitrophota bacterium:
AACCACACCCCATTACCCGATTTACTAATCCCAGAAAAACAGGTTGTTTTCCGAAAAGGGGCTTGGCACTCAACTCCCTAGTCTGATATACTTATTTATAGATATATAAAAGGTTGGCAATATCCTAAATGAGGCAGGGGGCTGCGATGTGGTATGATCCCATTTTCACCCGCAAATCTGAGTCAGGACAACGGAAAGGACCTCTCTGGATGACAGGCCTGGTCACCCTTCTTTTATCTGCATGGATCAGTATTCCCGGTCTTGCCTTAGCCGGGACGAGTATGCTGTGGGATTTTGACCAGGCTGGAGAAACCCAAGGATGGGTTCTCCCTGACGCGGCCCACCGCCAAAACCTCAGCCCCCTGGAGGTGCAGGACGGTTCTCTCCTGACCGAAGTGACGGGCCGGAATCCGAGCATGTCAGTCCTTTTTGTTGAGCCGGTTGAGGCTTCGGATTTTGGGTATTTCCGGATGCGCTACCGGATTTCTTCTTTGGATCGTGAAGCGCAGCTGATGTGGGGCACAGAAATTTATCCGCGTCCGGGAACCTCCGGACAGTGGCGCAATTTCGCGATTGAGGCTGACGGCGAATGGCACGAAGCAGAGCTGGATCTAACCCGGATCGGGACGTGGAGAGGGCGGATTGTGGAGTTGCGGGTGGACCCGGTGCGGCTGGGAAGCCCTGGCGACAGTGTGGAAATCGATTCGATGGAATTGACGCAGCTGAGCGTCCCGGCGCCCGCAGAGGTTTTGACTTGGGAGTTCAACGAAGACGGCAATGTGCAGGGATGGAAGCCGGGGAGCGCTCTATCCCCCTTGGAATGTGCGGACGGCATTCTGAAGACGGAGATTCTTGAATACAACCCGCGGCTTTACAGTGCTCCGGGCCTTCAGATTAACGCAGGAGCACTGACGACATTCTGGATGCGTTACCGGACGAATTCCGGCGCAGACACCGCCCGGCTGCTGTGGCAGACCTTGCATGCTCCCTGGATTGGGGGGCGGAACCAGAGGATGCAGTTCCCCATTGTGGGAGATGGGTCTTGGCAGGAGCTGGTGCTGGACCTGAGCGATCATCGCGCCTGGGCCGGCATGGTGACCCGCTTGCGCCTGGATCTGTCTGCAAACGCAGGCAGCGGGTTCTTGGAAATTGATGCCGTTCGCCTGTTGCCCCGGGGTTATGATACGGCTCTCAACGAACCCGCGTGGGAATTTGAAACAGATTTGGGCGGCTGGGAGGCCTGGGGGTCTCTGGCGCCTTTGCAGGTGGTTGAGGGCGCGCTTGTCTCCGAAATCACGCACTACGATCCGAGAATGGGAGTGCCGGCCACACTCATGATGTCCGCTTCGGTCTACCCTTATTTGGAGCTGCGCTATCGTTTGGAGGACACGGACGGATTGGGCCAGCTGATGTGGGCGCGCGCCGATTCGCCGGCCGTGGGCCAGCAGAACAAATACCTCAATTTCCCGACGCTTCCGGACAGCACATGGCACACGACCACGGTGAATGCGGGCTCCAGCTCTGAGTGGAAGGGTTTGATCACGCAGGTGCGTTTGGATCCCGCGCGCGTCAACGGCTCCGGCCGGGTGGAATTCGATTTCATTCGTTTTGTTCCGGAAGTCAATCCGGATTTGGACGAGCTCCCGCCGAGCGTGGAGATTCTCTATCCTTTGGACGGGGTGCGGGGCTTGCAAGGTGATATTCCGGTCCAGATCAAAGCCGATGACTCTCTGACCGGGGCGACTGGGATTGAGTCGGTAGAAGTCTCCATCATCCCGGGCATTTGGGAGCCTGCTGCGCCCAACCCGGACAAAGACTGTTTTGAGTTCTTCTGGAAGCGGCCTTCAGACGGCCATTATCAACTCTTGGCCCGGGCCACGGACAATGCAGGCCACACACAGGAAATGCAGGTGCCGGCCCAAGTGGAAGTGGCGCCGCTGGCCCGCAAGGGCGCGCGGGGCCTTTATGTCTGGCATGTGTGGGAGCAGACGGAGGGGATCTCTTATATTGCGGACCCGCAGTGGCGCCGGGATCTCCTAAGTTTTGCGCAAGAAAAAGGAATCACCCGCTTGCTTTTGGGCAGTTACGGCGTGGTTTACGGCAATGATAAGGACCGTCAGGACTACCGGGAGTTTATTGCCGCGGCGCATGCGTTGGGTATTGAGGTTTATGGCCTGCAAGGCGAGCATTTTTGGTCGGTGCCGCAGAGCGAGGCTCCGGAGGGCGAGGTTTATTCTGAGCAGGGTTGGGAATATGCGGAGGCCATTGTTGCTTTCGGGGAGTTTGACGGGATTCTCGACGACACCGAGCCCTATATCGCAAACAACGCGGATTGGGAATCGCGCACGGAATTGCGGGCGCAATGGCACCTGGACTATTTGAAGGGCGTGGTGCAGAGGGCCGGTTCTCTGCCTGTCAACGTGACGATCCCTTTCTGGTATGACCAAAGCTCCGGGACCTGGGATCTCAAACTTGACGGATCCGCCGAAGGACGCCCCTTCAACGAATATATTTCGGATGTGGTGGACGAGGTCAACGTCATGGCCTACCGCGATTTTGCGTTGGGTGCCAACGGTTCATTCGAGCATTCGCAGGGAGAGATGGCTTACGCCCCTTGTTGGGTGAGTGTGGAGATCCAGGATATGGAGGCCCTGAACGAGCCCTATGCGGATCTGCAGTCCTATTGGGAGGAGGGCGAGGCCTACATGGAAGGCGAGTTAGGGGTTTTCTACGACGAAGCGCAGGAGTACTCGGACTTCAAAGAGAATTTGCGCGGCTTTTCAATTCACTACGAGCGCCCGTACCGCGAACTCAAACCTTAAAAGTCCGAGCTGGGTGTTCAGCACCCGAGTCCACTTTAAAGATGCTTTACGAAGGGTGCTGAACACTCCCGTCAACCAGCTCATGAGCCATTAATCTCAGGGAGCAGGGACAGTTCTTACCGCTCGCCGAGCTCAGTGGGCCGTAAGAACTGTCCCTTTAGAATCGTTCCGGTAACACCCAACCCTTCATCCAGCATCACCATATCCGCCCGCTTCCCCGCTGCGATCTCTCCGCGCTCGTGATCCAATCCCAGAATTTTCGCCGGCAAAGTGGAGGCCATATACAGGGCTTTTTGCAGCGGAACGCCTGCCTCGCGCACGACGCGCGCAAGGGCCTGGTCCTGCGTGATGACGGAACCGACGAGGGTGCCGTCCAGCAGGGCCGCGCGCGTGCCTTGGAGACGCATGGGGCGGCCGAGGTGCGTGTATTCCCCGTCCGGCATGCCTGCGGGCCGCACGCTGTCGGTGATCAAAGCCAGATTCGGCGGATCGAATTGGGCTCTCAGCGAAAGCCTCAGGATGGCCGGGTGCACGTGCACTCCGTCTGCCGTGATTTCAGCCGTGACATCCGCGCGGTCAAAAGGCAGGGCCGCCAGTCCGGGCTCGCGGTGGTGCAGGCCGCTCATGGCGTTGTAGAGGTGGGTCAGGTGCGTGGCCCCTCGACCGGCAGCCTCGCGCGCGGTTTCCAGACTTGCGTCCGAATGCCCTTGTGCGGCCACCACTCCGGCTTGGCGCAAGAGCGGGATCAAGTCCATAGCCCCGGGAATTTCAGGCGCCAGGGTCATCAGAAGGAGAGAATCCTGCAACTCGCCGAGAATGCTCTGAAGCTGGGCCGGGTCGGCTGCCAGTACGCTTTGTTCGGGGATTCCCCCGCGTTTGGCGGGATTGATAAAAGGACCTTCAGAATAAAGGCCCAGAAGCTGGGCCCCGCTCACGCCTTTCCGGCAAGTTTCGCGCAGAGAACGCAGAGCCTCCGGATCATAGCACAGCGCGGCCACAAAGGCAGTGGTCCCGTGCGCGCAAAAGTGGCGGCTGATTTTCTCAATGCCCTTGGGATTCTTGTCGGCCACATCATGTCCGAGGGCTCCGTGCGCGTGGAGTTCAATAAATCCGGGCGCTACGGTCTGTCCGCGGGCAGAGGTGACGGATTCGCACCCGCGGAGGACTTCTTGAAGATGCTGCGTAGGCCCCACACGGGCGATCGTGCTGCCATCCCAAATAACGGCCCCATCGTGGATCAATTCAAGGGGCGTGAGGACTTCCGCATGGATGATTGCATGGGATCGTGTCATAGAAGAATTTTCTTGAACTCAAGTCGACTATCCGGTACCATTTAAAAATCTGTTAAAGATTATACGTAGATAAGAACAGAAACGCGAGCCCTTCTGTTGCATCCCCCAAGCGGCTAAACACCGACACCCCATAAAGGGAAGATCAAAGGAAGAGGTCTATGTCTAATGAAGT
This window encodes:
- the nagA gene encoding N-acetylglucosamine-6-phosphate deacetylase, with translation MTRSHAIIHAEVLTPLELIHDGAVIWDGSTIARVGPTQHLQEVLRGCESVTSARGQTVAPGFIELHAHGALGHDVADKNPKGIEKISRHFCAHGTTAFVAALCYDPEALRSLRETCRKGVSGAQLLGLYSEGPFINPAKRGGIPEQSVLAADPAQLQSILGELQDSLLLMTLAPEIPGAMDLIPLLRQAGVVAAQGHSDASLETAREAAGRGATHLTHLYNAMSGLHHREPGLAALPFDRADVTAEITADGVHVHPAILRLSLRAQFDPPNLALITDSVRPAGMPDGEYTHLGRPMRLQGTRAALLDGTLVGSVITQDQALARVVREAGVPLQKALYMASTLPAKILGLDHERGEIAAGKRADMVMLDEGLGVTGTILKGQFLRPTELGER